The following coding sequences lie in one Kamptonema formosum PCC 6407 genomic window:
- a CDS encoding SdrD B-like domain-containing protein, giving the protein MSEPTSGIRTGSQTDIGNVNFGNVQVGAIGGLKFNDLNANGFLDPGEPTLANWQIYLDINNNRSLDTNEPSTLTNAQGNYSFVNLPPGTYTVREIQQPNWRRTTTNPAPITIISGTNATGVNFGNNFFAGNISGFKFNDINANGQIDPGEPTLANWQIFLDFNNNGNIDGGEPSTFTNAEGNYAFVNIPPGNYTVREVQQPNFRQTTPNPGTINLTPGANISNINFGNNFFTGSISGLKFSDLNANGFRDATEPTLADWQIYIDSNNNGRLDTGEPNTFTDRQGNYTFANVSSGTYLVREVLQPGWVQTTANPGPINISGGTNAAGVNFGNNFPTGSISGFKFNDLNGDGVNEPPEPRVANWSIYLDLNNNGSLDSNEPATLTNPEGNFSFINLPAGTYFVREVQQPGFRQTTPNPSPITVTNGTNATNISFGNSLVLGNISGVKFNDINANGRLDAGEPPIANTQIYIDLNNNSSLDANEPSVFSDAQGNYSFRNVPVGTYVLREIAPPGFIQTTPPAIVTVSTDISARSIDLLTGTSEDELAKKSFDSDPVTDSSSKLEQEIFRAGVEPDSFLVGAAGSDAILNFDGGNGGKDLLSLANGLSLPQLNITQEKNANPIQISNTGELIASRSGGSASAVSDSNLGFLAASPFA; this is encoded by the coding sequence ATGTCAGAACCAACCAGCGGCATCAGAACCGGTAGCCAAACAGACATCGGCAACGTCAACTTTGGGAACGTCCAAGTCGGCGCGATCGGTGGACTTAAATTTAACGACCTCAACGCCAACGGATTCCTAGATCCAGGCGAACCCACACTCGCTAACTGGCAAATCTACCTCGACATCAACAACAATAGATCGCTAGATACCAATGAACCATCAACGTTAACCAACGCCCAAGGCAACTACTCCTTTGTCAACCTGCCACCGGGAACCTACACAGTTAGGGAAATTCAGCAACCCAACTGGAGGCGAACCACTACCAATCCTGCCCCCATTACCATCATCAGCGGTACTAACGCCACAGGTGTCAACTTTGGTAATAACTTCTTCGCAGGTAACATCAGCGGGTTCAAATTTAACGACATCAATGCCAACGGTCAAATAGATCCGGGAGAACCTACACTCGCTAACTGGCAAATTTTCCTCGACTTCAATAACAATGGCAACATTGATGGAGGCGAACCCTCAACTTTTACTAATGCCGAAGGTAACTATGCCTTCGTTAATATCCCCCCCGGTAACTACACAGTCAGGGAAGTTCAGCAACCCAATTTTCGACAAACTACGCCTAATCCTGGCACGATCAACCTAACTCCAGGGGCGAATATTAGTAACATTAACTTTGGTAACAACTTCTTCACGGGTAGCATCAGCGGTCTTAAATTCAGCGACCTCAACGCCAATGGTTTCAGAGACGCAACAGAACCGACACTGGCTGACTGGCAAATTTACATAGATTCCAATAATAATGGCAGATTAGATACAGGGGAACCCAATACTTTCACCGATCGACAAGGGAACTATACTTTCGCTAACGTATCCTCTGGTACTTACTTAGTTAGGGAAGTCCTGCAACCAGGTTGGGTACAAACCACAGCTAATCCCGGCCCGATTAACATTAGTGGGGGTACTAATGCCGCAGGAGTCAATTTCGGCAATAACTTCCCCACAGGTAGTATTAGCGGTTTCAAATTCAATGACCTTAATGGGGATGGCGTAAATGAGCCACCAGAACCAAGAGTTGCCAACTGGTCTATCTACCTCGACCTCAATAACAACGGTAGCCTAGACAGTAACGAACCAGCGACTTTAACAAATCCCGAAGGTAATTTTTCTTTCATTAATTTGCCAGCGGGCACTTATTTTGTCAGAGAAGTTCAACAACCAGGATTTCGTCAAACTACGCCCAATCCTAGCCCGATTACCGTCACCAATGGCACAAATGCCACAAACATCTCGTTTGGCAACAGCTTAGTATTGGGCAATATCAGCGGTGTTAAATTCAACGATATCAATGCCAATGGCCGTTTAGATGCGGGGGAACCCCCGATCGCCAACACCCAAATTTACATTGACCTTAATAACAACAGCAGCTTAGACGCGAACGAACCTTCCGTCTTTTCCGATGCCCAAGGTAACTATAGTTTCCGCAATGTCCCTGTGGGAACCTATGTACTTAGAGAAATTGCGCCTCCCGGTTTCATCCAGACTACACCCCCTGCTATTGTTACTGTGAGTACAGACATCTCGGCCCGTAGTATCGATCTGCTGACGGGGACTTCTGAAGATGAGTTGGCAAAGAAATCCTTTGATAGCGATCCTGTGACCGACAGTAGCAGTAAACTAGAACAGGAGATTTTCAGGGCGGGAGTGGAACCCGATAGTTTCCTCGTGGGTGCGGCTGGCAGTGATGCCATTTTGAATTTTGACGGTGGTAACGGCGGTAAAGACTTACTGAGTTTGGCTAATGGCTTAAGCCTCCCGCAACTCAATATTACTCAGGAAAAAAATGCTAACCCGATCCAAATTAGCAACACAGGCGAATTAATTGCATCTAGAAGCGGGGGGTCAGCCAGTGCGGTCTCTGATAGCAATTTGGGTTTTTTAGCAGCATCCCCATTTGCCTGA
- a CDS encoding SDR family oxidoreductase gives MPTQEQTLPAQHQEQRPGSEAQMTPPPESQAAEYRGSDKLRGKVALITGGDSGIGRAVAIAFAKEGAEVAIAYLNEHEDAKQTQQLIEEQGRRCLAIAGDVGDESFCQKLVEQTVKAFGHLDILINNAAEQHPQESIEDITAEQLERTFRTNIFSMFYLTKAALKHLKEGSAIINTTSVTAYKGNQQLLDYSSTKGAIVAFTRSLSGSLAKKEIRVNGVAPGPIWTPLIPSTFPEEKVEKFGANTPLGRAGQPDEVAPCYVFLASKDSSYMTGQILHPNGGDVING, from the coding sequence ATGCCGACACAAGAACAGACTTTACCAGCACAGCATCAAGAACAGCGTCCGGGGAGCGAAGCGCAGATGACACCGCCACCTGAATCGCAGGCGGCTGAATATCGCGGTAGTGATAAATTGCGGGGGAAAGTAGCCTTAATTACTGGGGGAGATAGCGGGATTGGTCGTGCTGTAGCGATCGCATTTGCTAAAGAAGGTGCTGAGGTTGCGATCGCCTATCTCAACGAACATGAAGACGCAAAACAAACCCAACAATTAATAGAAGAACAAGGCCGCCGCTGTCTCGCGATCGCAGGTGATGTAGGAGATGAAAGCTTTTGTCAGAAACTTGTAGAACAAACTGTTAAAGCATTCGGGCACCTCGATATTCTAATCAACAACGCCGCCGAACAACATCCCCAAGAAAGCATTGAGGACATCACAGCCGAACAGCTAGAGCGCACTTTTCGCACTAACATTTTCTCAATGTTTTACCTCACAAAAGCCGCTCTAAAACATCTCAAAGAAGGTAGTGCAATTATTAACACCACCTCAGTAACCGCCTACAAAGGCAATCAACAATTGCTCGATTACTCCTCAACAAAAGGTGCGATCGTTGCCTTTACGCGCTCCTTATCTGGTAGTTTAGCCAAAAAAGAGATTCGCGTCAACGGGGTAGCTCCCGGCCCAATTTGGACACCGCTAATTCCTTCTACTTTCCCTGAAGAAAAAGTAGAAAAATTTGGTGCAAATACACCGCTGGGGCGTGCTGGTCAACCCGATGAAGTTGCACCTTGTTATGTATTTTTGGCCTCGAAAGATTCGTCTTATATGACAGGTCAAATATTGCATCCCAACGGTGGCGACGTAATTAACGGTTAA
- a CDS encoding NAD(P)H-quinone oxidoreductase subunit J, with protein sequence MPDSPAPIVEAGKVSQWLTQNGFEHQALDPDHLGVEVLKVDREFLIPMATALYAYGFNYLRCQCAYDQGPGEDLVSTYDLVKVSDNCDRPEEVRVKVFLPRADPRLPSVYWIWKAADFQERESYDMYGIVYEGHPNLKRILMPEDWVGWPLRKDYISPDFYELQDAY encoded by the coding sequence GTGCCTGATTCGCCAGCCCCAATTGTGGAAGCGGGTAAAGTTTCCCAATGGTTAACTCAGAATGGCTTTGAACACCAAGCCTTAGATCCAGACCATTTGGGAGTTGAGGTTCTGAAAGTAGACCGGGAATTTTTAATCCCAATGGCAACAGCACTTTACGCCTATGGGTTTAATTACTTGCGGTGTCAGTGTGCTTATGACCAAGGGCCGGGGGAAGATTTAGTCAGCACCTACGACTTAGTTAAAGTGAGCGATAATTGCGATCGCCCCGAAGAAGTGCGCGTCAAAGTCTTTTTGCCCCGCGCAGACCCCCGATTACCCTCAGTTTACTGGATTTGGAAAGCCGCAGATTTCCAAGAGCGGGAATCTTACGATATGTACGGCATCGTCTACGAAGGGCATCCCAATCTCAAACGGATTTTAATGCCGGAAGACTGGGTAGGCTGGCCGCTGCGTAAAGATTACATCTCCCCTGATTTCTATGAGTTGCAAGATGCTTATTAA
- a CDS encoding hemerythrin domain-containing protein produces the protein MVATLEDTKRQAIASKLTDMKAVQNLLIANEEMFLQSCSDSDLCNRFRDMLEDDRKNLGILETTIVQYGVQGKPKETAVKMIEEVQKLMKGSELTLFEKVGQHELLKHKQTMTGLLIHKAAQVVGADIEAAITPLNTVNFENRAHQEQLKGILEVLGVRELTGKDPDQGVWARVQDAMAAVTGVIGGAVSRSKDEMNITEIISMDHRKVDALFMQIAGTNEPQKLQEFFGQLYKDLSVHAEAEEQVVYPAVRSYYNNTQELYDEQAQMKEMLADIKATSPSSSEFKAKIERLMADVKDHVRQEENDLFPYIRRNLSEVQMEQMATQFKEAKSQLQKQMAASIS, from the coding sequence ATGGTAGCTACACTTGAGGATACTAAGCGCCAAGCGATTGCCAGTAAGCTAACAGACATGAAAGCGGTGCAGAACCTACTGATTGCGAATGAAGAAATGTTCTTGCAATCCTGTAGTGACTCCGACCTTTGCAATCGCTTCCGAGATATGCTCGAAGATGACCGCAAAAATCTGGGCATCTTAGAAACCACTATCGTTCAGTACGGTGTTCAAGGTAAGCCAAAAGAAACAGCCGTAAAAATGATTGAAGAAGTTCAGAAACTGATGAAGGGTTCTGAACTTACACTGTTTGAAAAAGTAGGTCAGCACGAACTGCTTAAGCACAAACAAACAATGACTGGATTGTTGATTCATAAAGCCGCTCAAGTAGTTGGTGCTGACATTGAAGCCGCCATCACCCCCCTTAATACAGTTAACTTTGAAAACCGCGCTCACCAAGAGCAACTTAAAGGTATTCTAGAAGTCCTCGGTGTCCGCGAACTAACAGGAAAAGACCCAGATCAAGGAGTTTGGGCCCGCGTTCAAGATGCAATGGCTGCTGTAACTGGTGTCATTGGTGGTGCTGTTAGTCGTAGCAAAGACGAGATGAACATCACGGAAATTATCTCGATGGATCATCGCAAAGTCGATGCTCTTTTCATGCAAATTGCTGGTACTAACGAACCCCAAAAACTGCAAGAATTCTTCGGTCAACTTTACAAAGACTTAAGCGTTCATGCAGAAGCAGAAGAGCAAGTCGTTTACCCCGCAGTCCGCAGCTACTACAATAACACCCAAGAGCTGTACGACGAGCAAGCTCAAATGAAGGAAATGCTAGCTGACATTAAGGCTACTAGCCCCAGTTCTTCTGAGTTCAAAGCTAAAATTGAAAGGCTGATGGCTGATGTTAAGGATCACGTCCGCCAAGAAGAAAATGATTTGTTCCCTTACATTCGCCGCAACTTAAGCGAAGTGCAAATGGAACAAATGGCTACTCAGTTTAAGGAAGCAAAAAGCCAGTTACAAAAACAGATGGCTGCCAGCATAAGCTAA
- the ndhK gene encoding photosynthetic/respiratory NAD(P)H-quinone oxidoreductase subunit K, producing the protein MVLSSDTQKTQLINPVERPEITSQLSENVILTTVDDLYNWARLSSLWPLLYGTACCFIEFAALIGSRFDFDRFGLVPRSSPRQADLIITAGTITMKYAPILVRLYEQMPEPKYVIAMGACTITGGMFSMDSPTAVRGVDKLIPVDVYIPGCPPRPEAIIDAIIKLRKKIANDSLQERGNLQPTHRYYTRSHKMKVVDEILDGKYLQVPTRFTPPAALTEAMGMPVPPALQASQKQEVPRA; encoded by the coding sequence ATGGTCTTAAGTTCTGATACACAAAAAACGCAACTTATCAACCCAGTTGAGCGCCCGGAAATTACCTCGCAACTGTCTGAGAACGTCATCCTCACCACAGTTGACGACCTCTACAACTGGGCGCGTTTATCCAGCCTGTGGCCCCTGCTTTATGGAACAGCCTGTTGTTTCATCGAATTTGCAGCCCTAATCGGCTCCCGCTTTGACTTCGATCGCTTCGGCTTAGTCCCCCGTTCCAGCCCCCGGCAAGCCGACCTAATCATCACCGCCGGCACGATCACGATGAAATACGCACCAATCCTAGTGCGTCTTTACGAGCAGATGCCAGAGCCCAAATACGTGATCGCTATGGGCGCTTGCACCATCACCGGCGGAATGTTCAGCATGGATTCCCCCACAGCAGTACGCGGCGTAGACAAACTGATTCCAGTAGATGTTTACATCCCCGGCTGTCCCCCGCGCCCAGAAGCAATCATCGATGCAATTATCAAACTGCGGAAGAAAATCGCTAACGATTCTCTGCAAGAACGGGGAAACTTACAGCCAACCCACCGCTACTACACCAGAAGCCACAAGATGAAAGTCGTAGACGAAATCTTAGACGGCAAATATTTACAGGTTCCCACCCGCTTCACACCGCCCGCAGCCTTAACCGAAGCAATGGGAATGCCCGTACCCCCCGCCCTGCAAGCCAGTCAAAAACAGGAGGTGCCCCGTGCCTGA
- a CDS encoding Uma2 family endonuclease: MTYTGQKLLTFETFLAQYSDNSRYELADGELIEMEPTGPHETVSGKLATQIGIAITTEKLPWFIPRTCLIRPFADAATARRPDIVVLDETVLINEPLWEREPVITLGRSIKLVVEVVSTNWETDYARKVEEYAFLGIPEYWIVDYRGLGGVAFIGKPKQPTVTVCQLIDEDYAQQQFRLDQTIISPLLKNLQIRLDDILPR, from the coding sequence ATGACCTACACCGGCCAAAAACTTCTAACATTTGAAACATTCTTAGCGCAATATAGCGACAACTCCCGTTATGAACTGGCTGACGGGGAATTAATTGAAATGGAACCTACAGGCCCCCACGAAACTGTTAGTGGCAAACTAGCAACTCAAATTGGCATCGCCATTACTACAGAAAAACTCCCTTGGTTTATTCCTCGTACTTGTTTAATCCGTCCCTTTGCAGATGCCGCTACTGCCCGCCGTCCTGATATTGTCGTGTTAGATGAAACCGTTCTTATCAACGAACCTTTATGGGAAAGAGAACCTGTAATTACACTGGGAAGGTCAATCAAATTGGTGGTAGAAGTTGTTAGCACGAATTGGGAAACAGATTATGCTCGAAAAGTTGAAGAATATGCCTTTCTAGGGATTCCTGAATATTGGATCGTGGATTATCGTGGGTTGGGGGGCGTGGCTTTTATTGGTAAACCGAAACAACCTACTGTTACGGTTTGTCAACTGATTGATGAAGATTACGCTCAGCAACAATTTCGCCTCGATCAAACAATTATTTCTCCTCTGCTAAAGAACTTGCAAATCCGCCTTGATGATATCCTGCCCCGTTAA
- a CDS encoding M16 family metallopeptidase, with product MNSEIHRTVLDNGIVLLAAENPAADIIAARIFLRAGSRCVPAKLAGLSHLLAAVLTKGTEKLSSQEIAECVESVGARLSADASSDYFLLSLKTVSADFAEILELAGQLLRSPTFPESEVDLERRIAMQAIRSQLEQPFAIAFEQLREVMYEDHPYAFSTLGTEATISQVSRADIQNYHQTYFRPDNVVISLAGRIKAEEAIALVTKVFGDWQAPATPLPTLSVAPISTNPRLTVTPQETQQSVVMLGYLTPEVNHPDYAAMKLLSTYLGNGLSSRLFVELREKRGLAYDVSALYPTRIDSSQFVVYMGTAPENSAIALEGLQSEVERLAAAPLTSEELQACKNKMLGQYALGKQTNSQIAQVLGWYEILGLGIEFDKQFQTDIAAVSADFAQQAACRYFIEPYISLVGPAAAVNQLGIPA from the coding sequence ATGAACAGTGAAATTCACCGCACGGTTTTAGACAACGGTATTGTCCTGCTAGCAGCGGAAAATCCCGCAGCCGATATTATTGCAGCTCGTATTTTTCTAAGAGCAGGAAGCAGGTGCGTACCAGCTAAGCTTGCTGGACTTTCTCACTTGTTGGCGGCGGTACTAACAAAGGGAACCGAGAAGTTGTCTTCGCAGGAAATTGCCGAGTGTGTAGAGTCGGTGGGTGCAAGACTGAGTGCAGACGCTTCAAGTGATTATTTTTTACTGTCGCTGAAAACGGTTTCGGCTGACTTTGCAGAGATTTTGGAGTTGGCGGGGCAATTGCTGCGATCGCCCACTTTCCCGGAATCTGAGGTAGATTTGGAACGGCGGATCGCAATGCAAGCAATTCGCTCTCAGTTGGAGCAACCTTTTGCGATCGCCTTTGAGCAACTGCGGGAAGTGATGTACGAGGATCACCCTTACGCTTTCTCAACCTTGGGTACGGAAGCGACTATTTCTCAGGTGAGTCGTGCCGATATTCAAAACTACCATCAAACTTATTTCCGCCCAGATAATGTAGTCATCTCTCTAGCGGGGCGTATTAAAGCGGAGGAAGCGATCGCTTTAGTTACTAAGGTTTTTGGAGATTGGCAAGCGCCAGCAACCCCACTACCAACATTGAGCGTTGCACCGATCTCGACCAACCCTCGCCTCACTGTCACTCCCCAAGAAACTCAGCAGTCAGTGGTGATGCTGGGTTATCTGACACCAGAGGTGAATCATCCCGACTACGCAGCGATGAAGTTGCTGAGTACATATTTAGGTAATGGGCTTTCGAGTCGCTTATTTGTGGAATTACGGGAAAAACGGGGCTTAGCTTACGACGTTTCCGCGCTCTACCCAACACGCATTGATAGTTCTCAGTTTGTGGTTTATATGGGTACGGCTCCTGAGAATAGTGCGATCGCTTTAGAAGGTTTGCAATCGGAAGTCGAACGTCTAGCAGCCGCGCCCTTGACAAGTGAGGAGTTACAAGCTTGTAAGAATAAAATGTTAGGTCAGTATGCTTTAGGTAAACAGACTAATTCGCAAATTGCCCAAGTTTTAGGCTGGTACGAAATTTTGGGGTTGGGAATTGAGTTTGACAAACAGTTTCAAACTGATATTGCTGCTGTTAGTGCAGATTTTGCTCAGCAAGCTGCTTGCCGATATTTCATTGAACCCTATATTTCTTTAGTAGGGCCTGCTGCGGCTGTTAATCAATTGGGGATACCTGCATAA
- a CDS encoding M16 family metallopeptidase: MSQLPTALEFPAHVLKLDNGLTVIHQYIPATPVAVVDVWVKAGATLEPDPWSGMAHFLEHMIFKGTDRIGPGVFDQVIENHGGMANAATSHDYAHFFITTAVEYFEDVTNILAELLLRAAIPEGEFDLERDVVLEEIRQAQDNPDWIAFQTLMEIVYDRHPYRRSVLGTEAQLWERSPQEMRSFHRCHYQPENITVAIVGGIEQGRALEAAQLAFDGFYDKCYCPKLRAEIEPPVRGIRREELYLPRLEQARLMMAWVGPGVEEFESAYGLDLLSVLLGDGRSSRLVRELREELQWVQAIDSSFSLQKDSSLFTISAVLEPQFIEKVEDKIGDRVWELLSTPVSDSELARCKRQLCNDFAFSTETPGQLAGLYGYYSTIAAAELAVTYPAKIKEFQPPELQRLAQKYLSPAHYAAVAVKPL, from the coding sequence TTGTCTCAACTCCCCACTGCTTTAGAATTCCCAGCTCATGTATTGAAGCTGGACAACGGGTTAACAGTTATTCACCAATACATTCCTGCGACACCTGTAGCAGTGGTAGATGTTTGGGTAAAGGCTGGCGCTACCTTAGAACCCGATCCCTGGTCGGGGATGGCGCACTTTTTGGAACACATGATTTTTAAAGGTACCGATCGCATTGGCCCGGGCGTATTTGACCAAGTGATAGAAAATCATGGCGGGATGGCGAATGCAGCCACAAGCCACGACTATGCCCATTTTTTCATTACTACTGCGGTTGAATATTTTGAAGATGTCACAAATATATTGGCAGAGTTGCTGCTCCGGGCTGCAATCCCAGAGGGCGAGTTTGACTTGGAACGGGATGTTGTATTGGAGGAAATCCGCCAAGCCCAGGATAATCCAGACTGGATTGCGTTTCAAACTCTGATGGAGATAGTTTACGATCGCCACCCCTACAGGCGCTCAGTCTTGGGGACGGAAGCGCAACTTTGGGAGCGATCGCCCCAAGAAATGCGTTCTTTCCATCGCTGTCACTACCAGCCCGAAAATATTACAGTGGCGATCGTGGGAGGAATTGAGCAAGGAAGAGCTCTAGAGGCGGCGCAATTGGCTTTCGACGGCTTCTATGACAAGTGCTATTGTCCCAAACTGAGGGCAGAGATAGAGCCTCCAGTCAGAGGAATCCGCCGCGAGGAACTCTACTTGCCCAGACTGGAGCAAGCACGGCTGATGATGGCTTGGGTAGGGCCCGGAGTAGAGGAATTTGAGAGTGCTTATGGTTTAGACTTGCTCTCGGTGCTGCTGGGAGATGGGCGCTCTTCCCGCTTAGTTCGGGAACTACGGGAAGAGTTACAATGGGTACAGGCGATCGATAGCAGTTTCTCACTGCAAAAAGATTCGAGTTTATTTACAATTAGTGCAGTCCTCGAACCGCAATTTATCGAAAAAGTTGAAGATAAGATCGGCGATCGCGTCTGGGAATTGCTTTCAACTCCGGTTTCTGACTCTGAACTGGCTCGGTGCAAACGACAGTTGTGCAACGACTTCGCCTTCTCTACCGAAACGCCCGGCCAACTGGCTGGCCTTTACGGTTATTACAGCACAATTGCTGCTGCCGAATTAGCTGTCACTTATCCAGCTAAGATTAAGGAATTTCAACCACCAGAACTCCAGCGCTTAGCTCAAAAATATCTATCTCCCGCCCACTATGCAGCAGTGGCAGTCAAACCACTCTGA
- a CDS encoding SdrD B-like domain-containing protein, giving the protein MAELEASQVSPVIPNPRVFVGDVPVGITGIKFRDDNADGLRQPGEPGIGNVTIFIDADNDGVLDTGETSRLTASDGSFTFPNLVPGTYVVREVVPNGFRPTTPQSLAVTVNNNDARITFGNSPTGSQIIGCKFLDVDNDGFRDGNEPGIEGVRVYIDNNNNNTFDAGETFTYTNRDGSWQFSNLNAGLYRIREERLNTNPLERDFPQSTPPNNIPNLDINLGQNEIWGCANIGNTQLYEIPIFKFRDTNRNGTFEPAQGEVPIANVPFILDINRNGVFDAGEPLRITNADGRVSFRDLLATNTYSLREIFPGTLADGSPALIPGTNIPTGNANDPVSTTTNPREIAVPGPLVQPQSPLEFAIPDSNAVNGIRVIRANFAPTFPPTNPEPSVTFPAVPASGTSSGGVGNTRPNITVFKYNDQNVNGRRDLGEAGIGGVQVFIDANDNGAVDAGEQSTTTNAAGEAAFTNLPAGNYVVREVVPTGFTPTMATRVQFDLSNTDARVIFGNALNSRITGCKFEDLNNNGYKDGNEKGIAGVTIALDLNGNNVLDAGEPTVVSDTFGNFSFNNLAPGLYRLREVTPTGAIKTTQKLDINLGANQEFGCAVVGNGLLYNLNVVKFRDDNRNGIQDSGEPPLENIPFLLDLNRNGVVDAGEQLVRTNAGGIATFTNVAPGTYDVLEVFTPEVQNPFPIPTGPNPVTFNVPGPNTAPVVSNTATPTADGTTPLSSATLDLVTGGSTNGVTISATEVSDPLTNGGSSVTQPTSGVDSLLASNAGGFVDTTKTEDSFSSLSIVPQDTSEDKKLLLAAPAASQVF; this is encoded by the coding sequence ATGGCAGAATTAGAAGCTAGTCAAGTAAGTCCAGTAATTCCCAATCCGAGAGTGTTTGTCGGGGATGTCCCAGTCGGAATTACGGGTATTAAGTTCAGGGACGACAACGCTGACGGTCTCCGCCAACCTGGAGAACCCGGAATTGGAAATGTCACAATCTTCATAGATGCTGACAACGATGGTGTACTGGATACGGGAGAAACCAGTCGACTCACAGCATCCGACGGTAGCTTCACATTCCCTAACTTAGTACCAGGCACTTATGTGGTCAGGGAAGTCGTGCCGAACGGTTTCCGACCCACCACACCCCAGTCGCTGGCAGTCACCGTCAACAATAATGATGCCAGAATTACCTTTGGCAACTCTCCGACTGGCAGCCAGATCATTGGTTGCAAATTCCTTGACGTTGACAATGACGGCTTTCGGGATGGAAATGAGCCAGGTATTGAAGGTGTCAGAGTCTATATTGACAACAACAACAACAATACCTTTGATGCCGGTGAAACCTTTACCTACACAAATCGGGATGGCAGTTGGCAGTTCAGTAATTTGAACGCGGGCCTGTACCGAATTCGGGAGGAACGGCTCAACACGAACCCCTTAGAAAGAGATTTTCCCCAAAGCACTCCCCCCAACAACATTCCCAATCTCGACATCAACCTGGGCCAAAACGAAATCTGGGGTTGCGCGAATATTGGGAACACTCAACTCTATGAAATCCCCATCTTCAAATTCCGAGACACCAATCGCAACGGTACCTTTGAACCGGCACAGGGAGAAGTTCCGATTGCTAATGTTCCCTTCATCTTGGATATAAACAGGAACGGGGTTTTTGACGCTGGAGAACCCCTGCGGATCACCAACGCAGACGGACGTGTTAGCTTCAGAGATTTACTAGCGACCAACACTTACTCCTTACGGGAAATCTTCCCAGGGACGCTCGCAGACGGCAGCCCTGCACTAATACCAGGCACTAACATCCCCACAGGTAACGCTAACGATCCAGTCTCCACGACTACCAATCCCCGCGAGATTGCCGTACCAGGCCCTCTGGTGCAACCACAATCACCCCTAGAATTCGCCATACCCGATTCCAATGCCGTTAATGGCATTCGGGTAATTAGAGCGAATTTTGCTCCGACTTTCCCCCCCACCAACCCAGAACCTTCTGTTACTTTTCCTGCTGTTCCTGCTAGTGGGACTTCCAGCGGTGGTGTCGGAAATACTCGACCCAATATCACGGTATTCAAATACAATGACCAAAACGTTAACGGTCGCCGAGATCTAGGGGAAGCGGGAATCGGAGGGGTTCAAGTTTTTATTGACGCTAACGATAACGGTGCTGTAGATGCTGGAGAACAGTCAACTACCACCAATGCCGCAGGTGAGGCTGCCTTTACCAATTTGCCCGCAGGCAATTATGTAGTCAGGGAAGTCGTGCCGACTGGTTTCACGCCTACTATGGCTACGCGCGTTCAGTTTGACCTCAGCAACACCGATGCCCGGGTGATTTTTGGTAATGCCCTTAACAGCCGGATCACTGGGTGTAAATTCGAGGATTTAAACAACAACGGCTATAAAGATGGAAATGAGAAGGGTATTGCAGGGGTAACGATCGCACTGGACTTGAACGGTAACAACGTCCTTGATGCTGGAGAACCCACCGTTGTCAGCGATACCTTTGGTAACTTCTCATTTAACAATTTGGCCCCTGGTTTGTATCGCCTCCGGGAAGTCACACCCACAGGTGCGATCAAGACTACTCAAAAACTTGACATCAATCTCGGCGCAAATCAAGAGTTTGGTTGTGCTGTAGTGGGTAACGGTCTGTTGTACAACCTCAACGTTGTTAAATTCCGAGACGACAACCGCAACGGTATCCAAGATAGCGGTGAACCGCCCTTGGAAAACATCCCCTTCTTGCTAGATTTGAACAGGAATGGGGTTGTGGATGCAGGCGAACAATTAGTAAGAACCAACGCTGGCGGTATTGCCACGTTCACTAATGTAGCGCCTGGGACTTACGATGTACTGGAAGTCTTCACGCCGGAAGTACAGAATCCATTCCCAATTCCCACTGGGCCGAACCCTGTAACATTCAATGTACCGGGGCCGAATACAGCGCCAGTGGTATCGAATACGGCTACCCCAACTGCGGATGGGACAACTCCTTTATCTTCTGCCACCCTTGACTTGGTAACTGGTGGAAGTACAAATGGAGTGACTATTTCTGCTACTGAAGTTAGCGATCCTTTAACGAATGGCGGTAGTTCGGTCACTCAACCGACAAGTGGGGTTGATAGCTTGCTGGCCTCTAATGCTGGGGGTTTTGTGGATACGACTAAGACTGAAGACTCCTTCAGTTCTCTGAGTATTGTTCCACAAGATACTTCCGAGGATAAGAAGCTACTGCTTGCCGCTCCTGCTGCTAGTCAGGTGTTTTAA